The Streptomyces durmitorensis genome contains the following window.
TGAATTCCTTGCGGGGTGCCACGTCGTTGCCCATCAGGAGATCGAAGACCTGCTCGGCGGCGTCCAGGTCACCGATGTTGACCCGCCGCAGCGTGCGATAACGCGGATCCATCGTCGTCTCCGCGAGCTGGTCCGCGTCCATCTCACCCAGACCCTTGTAACGCTGAATGGAATCCTTGAACCGGATCCCCTTGCGCTGATACTCAAGGAGCGTCTCGCGCAGCTCATTGTCCGAGTACGTGTAGACGTACTTGTCCTGCCCCTTCTTCGGCTGCACCAGCTCGATCCGGTGCAACGGCGGCACCGCCGCGAACACCCGGCCCGCCTCCACCATCGGACGCATATAACGCTGGAAGAGGGTGAGCAGCAGGATCCGGATGTGCGCGCCGTCCACATCGGCGTCCACCAGAAGAATGATCTTCCCGTAGCGGGCCGCGTCGATGTCGAAGGTCCGCCCCGACCCCGCCCCTATGACCTGGATGATCGCCCCGCACTCGGCGTTCTTCAGCATGTCCGACACGGACGCCTTCTGAACATTGAGGATCTTCCCCCGGATCGGCAACAACGCCTGGAACTCCGAGTTCCGCGCCAGCTTCGCCGTGCCCAGCGCCGAGTCACCCTCCACGATGAACAGCTCGCTGCGCTCCACATCATCACTGCGGCAATCCGCCAGCTTCGCCGGCAACGACGACGACTCCAGCGCCGTCTTACGCCGCTGGGCATCCTTGTGCTGACGCGCCGCGATCCGCGTACGGGCCGCGGCCACCGCCTTGTCCATCACCGCCCGCGCCTGCGCCTTCGCATCACGCCTGGTCGACGTCAAAAACGCCTTGAGCTCCTTGGCGATCACCTGGGCGACAATCCGGTTGGCCGCCGAGGTGCCCAGCACCTCCTTGGTCTGCCCCTCGAACTGCGGCTCCGCCAGACGCACCGTGACCACCGCGGTCAGCCCCTCCAGGGCGTCGTCCTTGACGATGTCGTCCTCGGCCACCCGCAGCACCTTCTGACTGCGCAGCACCTCATTCATCGTCTTCGTCAGCGAGCGCTCGAAGCCCGACACATGCGTGCCGCCCTTGGGCGTGGCAATGATGTTCACGAAGGACCGCAGCGTCGTGTCGTAGCCCGTGCCCCAGCGCATCGCCACATCCACCACGAGATCACGGGTCACCTCGGTGGGCGTCATCTGCCCGTGATCATCCAGGACCGGCACGGTCTCCTTGAAACTGCCCTGCCCCGACAGCCGCAGCACATCACACACCGCCTTGTCCTGCGCCAGATACTCACAGAACTCACTGATCCCGCCGTCGAAACGGAAGGACTCCTCCCCCTTGGTACCGCCCTCCCCCAGACCGTACTCATCACGCACCACAATCGTCAGACCCGGCACCAAAAACGCCGTCTGCCGGGCACGCTGATGCAGCGTCTCCAAATTGAGCTTGGCATCCTTGAGGAAGATCTGGCGATCCGCCCAGTACCGCACCCGCGTACCCGTACGCGTCTTGGGTGTCCTCGCGGTCTTGCGGAGGCCACTGGCGGGGGTGAAGTCCGCCGTGGGGCCGTTGCCGTGGTAGATGCCGGGCGTACCGCGGCGGAAGCTGACGGCATGGGTGTGGCCGTGCCGGTCGACCTCCACGTCCAGGCGGTGGGCCAGGGCGTTGACCACGGAAGCGCCCACGCCGTGCAGGCCGCCGGAGGCCACGTACGAGCCACCGCCGAACTTCCCGCCCGCGTGCAGCTTGGTGTAGGCGACCTCAACCCCTGAGAGTCCTGAACGAGGTTCGGTGTCGACGGGGATGCCTCGGCCGTTGTCCCGGACCTCCACCGAGGCGTCGTCGTGGAGGATGACTTCGATGTGGCCGCAGTGGCCTCCCAGGGCCTCGTCGACGGAGTTGTCGATGATCTCCCAGAGGCAGTGCAGCAGGCCACGGCTGTCCGTCGACCCGACGTACATCCCCGGACGCTTGCGGACCGCCTCCAGGCCTTCCAGAACCATCAAGTGCCGTGCGGTGTAGTCGGAACCGCCTGTCACGGCCCCGGCCGGGGCGGTTGCGGGTGAGGGGTGCGGGGATGCACTCACGCGGGTTTTCCTCCGATGCGGCGGCAGTTGGGGTCGGATGTCTCGGACATCTCACGTATCTCAGATGTCGAGGAAACGGACGTCCTTGGCGTTGCGTTGGATGAAGGAGCGGCGTGCCTCGACATCCTCGCCCATGAGAACGGAGAAGAGGTCGTCGGCGACGGCGGCGTCGTCCAGGCTCACTTGCCCAAGGACACGGTGATCGACGTCCATCGTGGTGATGCGCAGTTCCTCGGCGTTCATCTCGCCCAGGCCTTTGAAGCGCTGGATGGAGTCGTCCTTGATGCGCCGTCCCTCCTGACGGCCCTGCTCGATGAGGGCGTCGCGTTCCCGGTCGGAGAAGGCGTACTCGGCGTGATCCCGGCTCCACTTGACCTTGTAGAGGGGCGGTCGCGAGAGATAGACGTGGCCGTGCTCGATCAGCGGCCGCATGAAGCGGAACAGGAACGTCAGGAGCAGCGTGTTGATGTGCTGGCCGTCGACGTCGGCGTCCGCCATCAGAATGATCTTGTGATAGCGGAGCTTCTCGATGTCGAAGTCCTCGTGCACGCCCGCGCCGAAGGCCGAGATCAACGCCTGGATCTCCTGGTTGTGCAGGATCCTGTCGATGCGCGCCTTCTCTACGTTCAGGATCTTGCCCCGGATCGGCAGGATGGCCTGGAACTCGGGATTGCGGCCGGACTTGGCCGAGCCGCCTGCGGAGTCGCCCTCGACGATGAAGATCTCGGACCTGCTCGGATCGTTGGACTGGCAGTCGGACAACTTGCCCGGCAGAGCCGTTGATTCCAGCAGGCCCTTGCGGCGGGTCAGGTCCCGGGCCTTGCGGGCCGCCACCCGGGCCGTTGCCGCCTGAACGCCCTTGCGGACGATGTCCGCGGCCTCGTTCGGATTGCGGTCGAACCAGTCCGCCAGCTGCTCGTGCACGATCTTCTGTACGTACGTGCGCACCTCGGTGTTGCCGAGCTTGGCCTTGGTCTGGCCCTCGAACTGGGGCTCGCCCAGCTTGACCGAGATGATCGCCGTCAGGCCCTCGCGGACGTCCTCACCGGCGAGGTTGTCGTCCTTGTCCCGCAGCAGCTTCCTGTCGCGGGCGTACCGGTTGACGATGGTCGTCAGCGCGGTGCGAAAGCCTTCTTCGTGGGTGCCGCCCTCGTGGGTGTGGATGGTGTTGGCGTAGGAGTAGACGCTGTCGGAGAACTGGCTGTTCCACTGCATCGCCACCTCCACCGACATCAGGCGCTCGCCGTCCTCGGCGGCGAAATCGATGACGGTGGGGTGGACCGGTTCGCCCTTGCGGGCATTGAGATGCCTGACGAAGTCGCTGATCCCGCCTTCATAGCGGTAGGCCACCGTCTTGGCCCGCTGCTCCTCGACGGTGTCCGAGCCCGCCCTGTCCGCGGTCGCGGTGGCCCGCGCCGCGGAGCGCTCGTCGGTGAGGGTGAGGGTCAGCCCCCTGTTGAGGAACGCCATCTCCTGAAAGCGGCGGGCCAGAGTCTCGAACGAGTACTGGGTGGTCTCGAAGATGGACCCGTCGGCCCAGAAGGTGATCGACGTACCCGTTCGCTCAGTGGCCTCGTGGCGGGACAGCGCAGCGATCGGCACACCGGCCTTGTACTCCTGGGTCCAGCGGTGGCCTTCGGTCCAGATCTCCACGGACAAGCGCGTGGACAGGGCGTTCACCACCGACAGGCCCACGCCGTGCAGTCCGCCGGAGACGGCGTAGCCACCGCCGCCGAACTTGCCGCCCGCGTGCAGGACAGTGAGCACCAGCTCCACCGCGGGCTTCTTCTCCACCGGGTGCATGCCCACCGGAATGCCACGGCCGTTGTCGACGACCCGCACCCCGCCGTCCGCGAGGATCGTCACGTCGATCCGGTCCGCCACCCCGGCCAGGGCCTCGTCCACCGAGTTGTCGACGATCTCCTGCACCAGGTGGTGCAGCCCCCTCTCCCCCGTGGAGCCGATGTACATGCCCGGCCGCTTGCGGACCGCGTCAAGACCGTCCAGGACGGTGATGGCGTTCGCGTCATAGGACGACTCGCCACCGGCGCGAGGCTGAGCAGGCGTAGCGGTGGAGGTACCAGCTTCGGTCACGGATGCTCCTTCTTCGGGCACGACGAACAGCGCCCCCGGCAAGGCAGCCGGAAACGCCAGATCACTGACAGAGAGATCGCCCCGAGGGCAGGCAAAGCCCTCCCACGCAGGCGGGAACCGGCCTCAGCACTCCAGACCGGAACAGTCACCAGACTACCGGTCGCGCCATCACCCACCAGGGCAGGAAGACCTCTGAACGGCGTTGAGACGTAAGAAAAGGGGTGTCGATTACTCCCCCTACCGAAACCAATCCGCCAGGGCGCCAGAAGGGCCCTCAGGGGCGTCCGTGCGGGCGAAAATGTCGGCCAGAGACGCGGAACTTCACCGCCCGCGCGCAGGCGCCGATTCGGGCCGGTTCGAGCCGCCTGCTGAGAGACCTCCGCGTCGCAGAGACGCAGGCGTACGCCCGAGGAAGTCCCGCGCGGTACGGGTGAGATGGGCCTGGTCGGCGAAGCCCGCGGTGGCTGCGGCCAGGGCTGTCGTGGAATCCGGCAGGTCGGCGATCGCGGTGCGGAGCCGCCCCCATCGGCGCAAGCGGGCCAGTGCGATGCCCACGTCCTGCCGGACCAGGGCGCGCAGCCGCGGGGCCGAAAGGCCGACCTCGTCGGCGACGGAGGTGATGGGCATGTCCGGCTCGCGCTCCGTGCACAGGTCGATGGCGTGGGCGACTCTCGGATCGAGGGCGGACCTCACCCGCGCCGAGCCGGATCGGCCCCGGGCAGGGCGGCAGCAGCCACGAGTCGATGAACAGAGCGACGTACGGCGAGGTCGCCGCGCAGGTGTGGGCCAGTTGGGGCGGCACGATCAGACCGGGAGCCGCCACCATGGGCCCCGCCGGCTGAAGGAGTTCGGCGTGGCCGCCGATCGGCAGCACGGCTTTCCACACGGGCAGCCGGTGTCGGGCGACGCGGAACGGGCGCGACTCGGCGAACATCGTCGCCTCGGCGCCGGAGGCGAAGACGATGCGGCGATCGTTTTGTTCAAGTACCCAGGCACGAGGTGAACGGATCATCGTGCCATGCACGCTATCGCCGCCGTCGGATTGGCCGTCTTCCTGGCCGTCACAGGAGTCACGCACTTCCTGGCCCCCGGCTACTTCCGCACGCTGGTACCCGCATGGCTCCGCCGGGAGCGGCTCCTCGTGGCCGTCAGCGGGGCGGCGGAGGTCGTGGTGGGTGTGCTGGTGCTGGTTCCCTGCACCAGACAGGCCGGGGCTTGGGCCGCCGCCGTCCTGATCAGCTGCTACCAGGTGTCCCACGTGGACGCGCTGCGACGCGCGCGGCCGGACCGGCCCAGGCTGCTGGAGCGGCCGGTCGGTGCGGTGGCTCGGCTGGTGGTGAACGTCCTCTACATCGCCTGGGCCGTCGCCGTGGCCGGGTCCGCGGCGTGACGGCCCCTGGTCACCATGCCTTGATGACCGGCGCGTCCGGCTCGTGCTGCCTCCAGACCTCGTTGACGCGCACGAGCCGGTGCGCGGCGGCGATGCCGCTCAGGAACGCGACCTTGCCGTCACTGACCTCGAACGCCACAGCGCCCACGACCCGGCCGTCGATCACGGCGAGGACGGCCGGGGAGCCGTTGACCACCCCGACATGGAGCGCGGGCGAGCCGCCGGCAAGGCGCCGCTTCGCCGGAGTGGGCCTGAAGCCTGCCCGTACGTAGGAGGCGACCCGCTCGCGCGTCTTGTACCGCAGGAGACGCTTGGCAAGGCCTGCGCCGTCCGAGACCGCCGTCACGTCATCCGTGAGCAGCTCCACGAGCCGTTCGGTCCGCCCCGACATGGCGGCGGCGAGGAACTCCTCGACGACCCGGCGCGCGGACGCGGGGTCGGTCTCGCCGCCGCGCCGGCGCTCGGCGGAGACCCGGATGCGGGCCCGGTGGGCGTGCTGCTGGCTCGCGGACACGGTGATGTCGAGGATCCCGGCGATCTCGGCATGGCCGTACGAGAAGGCCTCACGCAGGACGTAGACGGCCCGCTCGACCGGCGAGAGGCGCTCCAAGAGGGTCAGTACGGCCAAGGACACTGATTCGCGCTGCTCGAAGGTGTCGGCAGGTCCGAGCATCGGGTCGCCGTCGAGGAGCGGCTCGGGCAACCAGGCGCCGGCCACTCGCTCGTGGCGCGCCTGCGCCGAGCGGAGCCGGTCGAGGCAGAGATGGGTGACGACCTTGGTCAGCCAGGCTTCCGGCACCTCGATCCGGTCGCGGTCCGCGGCCTGCCAGCGCAGGAACGCGTCCTGCACGGCGTCCTCGGCGTCGGCGGCCGAGCCGAGCAGACGGTACGCCAGCGAGGCCAGCCGGCCGCGGCTGGCCTCGAACCGATCGACGGCTGCACTGTCCATGCGGAACAACTTAGAACACCCTCGAACAACTTATGCGGCGACCCTCACACCGGGCCGGTCGGACACGGTGGCCAGGCGGCGCCTGCGCTTCGGCAGGCCGAAAGTCGGATGGGCGATGCTCAGGACGGACCCCTTGAGGATGCCCGCCTTGAACCGTGTGGCGGCCCAGCCGCCCAGGTACCAGGACTTCGACCGGGCCTCCCCGTCCACCGCCTGGAAGATCGCGTCCCGCCGCCCGAGGCTGATGTGGTTGCCGACGTACTTCAGGGCGCGGGTCGGGACCTCGCCGCCCGTGAGGCGCGCGATGATCGCGGCGGTCGCCTGCATGTTGGTGAAGCCGGCCGAGGCACAGGACATCGGCAGCGGGCGGCCGTTCTCGCCGATCGCGTGGACGCTGTCACCCGCGGCGTACACGTCCGGGTGCGAGACCGAGCGCATGGTGCGGTCGACGACGATCTGGCCGGTCTCGGCGACCTCCAGACCGCTGGCGGCCGCGATGGGGTGCACGGCGAACCCGGCCGTCCACACGGTCACTTCGGCCGGGATCGACGTGCCGTCGGCGGTGATCGCCCGGGTCGGCTCGACGGCTTCGATGCCGGTGTGCTCGTGGACGGTGATGCCGAGCCGGTCGAAGGCCTGGCGCAGGTGGCGGCGGGCCTTCGGGGAGAGCCAGGCACCCAGTTCGCCGCGGGCGGCGAGGGCGACCGAGAGGTCGGGCCGGGACTCGGCGAACTCGGTGGCGCTCTCGATGCCGGTAAGCCCCTCACCGACTACGAGGACGGTGCCGCCCTCGCCCAGGCCGGCCATGCGTTCGCGCAGCCGCAGCGCCGAGTCCCGGCCTGTCACATCGAAGGCGTGCTCGGTCACGCCGGGGACGCCGTGGTGGGCCACGGAGCTGCCGAGCGCGTAGAGAAGCGTGTCGTAGGCGAGTTCCCCGTCGCCGTCCTCGCCGGTCACGGCGACGGTCCTGCGCTCGGGGTCGACGCCGGTGACGCGCGCCAGGCGCAGTCGCACCCCGGTGCCCGCGAATATGTCGGCGAGCTTGCGGAATCCGAGGTCCTGGCCGATCGCGAGCTGGTGGAGCCGCATTCGCTCGACGAAGTCGGGCACGGCGTTGACGACGGTGATCTCGGTGTCGGCGGGGGAGAGCCGACGGGCCAGGTTCCCGGCGGCGAAGGCCCCGGCGTATCCGGCGCCGAGTACGACGATGCGGTGCTTCATGGCGTTGCTCCTGTCTCGTTCGCGTGCCCTCTGAACGAGATGGCGGCCCGATTGCTGACAGGAGTCGGATGTGACGCGGGTCACCGGGCTGACGCGCGGTACGTATTAGTTCATACGTTCGACTCGTTGGATACACTGGCCGCATGGCGACGCACCAGCTCCAGGGATCACTCTTCGATCAGGGCGACGACGTGCGCCTGGGACCTCTGAACGGAATTCGCAGGACAGTCCTCGGCGACGGGGCATGGATCGACCTCCTGCCGGGCTGGCTCGGTGGCGCCGATGTCCTGTTCGAGCGGCTGGCCGCGGACGTCCCGTGGAAGGCCGAGCGCCGGCAGATGTACGAAAGAGTCGTGGACGTACCGCGACTGCTCGCCTTCTACCGCGCCGGCGAACCACTCCCCCACGCCATTCTCGACGAGGCCCGCCAGGCACTCTCCGCGCACTACGCCGCCGAGCTGGGCGAGGCGTTCACGACGGCCGGCCTGTGCCACTACCGCGACGGACGCGACAGCGTGGCCTGGCACGGCGACCGCATCGGCCGGGGCGCCCGCGAGGACACGATGGTCGCCATCCTCTCGGCCGGGGCACCCCGCGACCTGCTGCTCCGCCCGCGCCACGGCGGCGAGACCGTCCGGCGCCCGCTCGGGCACGGCGACCTGATCGTGATGGGCGGCTCCTGCCAGCGCACCTGGGAGCACGCCATCCCCAAGTCGACCCGGGCGGCCGGAGGGCGCATCAGCATTCAGTTCCGCCCGCACGGAGTGCAGTGAGGCAGGCGGCGGCCGACTCCGCCAGCGTGCGGACCGCTGGATGCCAGGGGCCTGTGTGAGGGCCGGTCAGTGCGAGGTCGCGGGACATCTCCGGCTTCAGCGGCAGCAGGACCAGGTCGGGCGGGAGCAGGGAGCGGGAGACCTCTGACAGGACCGTCACGCCGACACCGGCCTGCACCATGCTGATCAGCGTCGCCAGGTCCCGCACTCGGTGAGCGGGGGCGAAGGGCAGCCCTGCCTGGGCGTGAATCGCACGGATGCGGGCTTCACAGTTGTTGGGCGATATCAGGAACCGGTCGTCCTCCAAGTCCCCGATGCCGACGAGCGGTTCGTCCGCCAAGGGGTGGTCCCGGGGCAGCACGGCCCGGTAGCGGTCCTCCGTCAGGTGGATCCCCTGTCCGGGCGGCGGGTCGATCACGATGGCGGCATCCGCCACGCCGTCCGCCAGCCAGGCCGCGATCTCGGTGCTGTCGCCCTCGAAGACCCGCACCGTCACCTGTGGTCGGGCCTCGTTCCAGTGCCGGAGCAGTTCCGGGCCCAGCCCCTGGCAGACCGTCGGTGTGCAGGCAAGACGTACGGTGCCCGTCATCGTCCCGGCGACTTCGGCCGCGATCTCCTCCACGGACCGGACCGCCGACAGTGCGGTGCGGGCGTGCGGCAGGATCCCCTCCCCCAGCGCCGTGGTCCGTACCGGCGTGGCGCGGACCAGCAGCGGGGCCTTCAGCTCGCGTTCGAGGGAGGCCACGGCGTGCGAGACCGCGGATTGGCTCATGCCCAGCTCGACGGCGGCCGCGCTGAAGCCGCCGGCTTCGACGACGGCGAGGAAAGCCCTCAGCTGGGGAATGTTCACGGTCATGCGGCGGCCTCATATGGCTATGACGTCGGTGCGTTGGATCCATCGTTGCAGGTCGGCCAGGCTTGCTCCGTGCCGCCGACTCCGGCCGGCGCCCACCGAGCACGTACTGAGGAGAGCCATGCCGTACATCCGCGTCACCGTCACCGACGCCGACCTGCCCACCGACGTACAGCGCGCCCTCGCCGAGGGGCTCACCGCCCTCGCGGTCTCGGCCCTCGGCAAGTCCAGCGCGCGCACCATCGTCCACATCGACGTGGTTCCGGCCGCCCTCTATTTCGTCGACGCCGAGCCCCTGACCGGCGGCCTCGACGCGCACGTCGAGGTCAGCATCACCCTGGGCACGAACAGCGCCGCGGAGAAGGCCGCCTTCATCGCCGGGGCCGATCAGCTCCTGACCGACCTTCTCGGCCCGCTCGCCCGCTGCGGCGTCGCGCTGCACGAACTGCCTCCCGAGAGCTACGGCTACCACGGGGTGACCCAGTTCGACTACTACCGCCAGGCGGGCTGACCCTCATCGCCAAGGACCGCGGGTGTCGGCCCATCCGGGCGGACCGTGATGCTGTAGGCGGCCTTCGCCGGAGTGGAGCGGAAGTGCGGGGTGGGGGCCGGCAGCAGGAGCTCCAGGAGGGCGGTCGACTCCCGGAGGGCGAACTGCAGGCCCAGGCAGGCCCGGGGGCCGATGCCGAACGGGAAGTAGCTTCCCGGGTGGGTGGGGCGCCGGCCGGGGGTGGTGAAGCGCGTGGGATCGAATTGGCCCGGGTCTTCCCAGAGTTGGGGGTCCCGGTGCGTGAGGTAGGGGCAGACCAGGACGTCGGTGCCCTCCTCGATCTCGTACCCCGCGAGGATGTCGTCCTGTGCCGCGCAGCGCGGCAGTATCCAGGCCGACGGGTAGAACCGCAGCGTCTCGTGGACGAGCGCCTGGATCGCCTGTCGCCGCTCGGGCGAGCCGTCGGGGCCCGCGGCCAGGGCCTGCTCCCGTGCCTTCGGGTTCTGGTCCAGCAGGAGGTGGAGCCAGGTCAGGGTGGTCGCGGTGGTCTCGTGTCCGGCGACAAGGAGGGTGACCAGCTCGTCGCGGATCAGCCGGTCCGTGTACTCGGGGCGCGTCTCGGCCGCTTCGATCAGGACGTGCAGCAGACCGGGACCGTCCGGTCCGGCCTCGCCGTCGCGTGCGGCGGCGATGGCCAGGCTCGCCACCGCGTCGATCCTGGCCAGGTCGGCGGCGACCGCCCCTTGGGCCGCGGCGCCGTCGGCGGGCAGTCTCGGCAGCGCGGCCACCACCGCGGCCACGGCGGCCAGTTCGCGCTCCGAGGCGGGGTCGAGGGCATGTCCCGTCAGGGAGCGCCAGATGGTGTCAAGGGCGAAGCGGCGCATCTCGTCGCCGACGTCGAAGACCTGCCCGGTGGCGGCGTACCCGGCCCAGCGCGCCGCCGTGGTCCGGGCGGCCCCGGTGATCCGCTGCTCGTAGCGGCGCATGCCACGGCCGGTGAACTGCGACTGCAGCAGCCGTCGTTGCCGCTGCCACGCGTCGCCCGTCGCGGCCAGGACTCCGTCGCCGATCAGCATCCGCGCGCGGTGCGAACGCTTCACGTACCGGTCGGGGTGGAACGCGAGCACGTGCTGCACGGCCTCGGGGGCGGTGACCAGGACGGTCGGCCGCGGACCGAGCCGGAAGGCGGCGATGCCGCCGAGCTGTTCGCGCGCCTGGGCGAAGAGTTCGATGAGTTCCCCTCCCCCGGCCTGCCACTGTCCGACGACGGTGGGATCGAGCTCCGGCACCCGGCGCCCGGGAGGCGACGGGAGGGAGCCGGGGCGGGCGCGGGTGGCCACGGGGCTGCTCCTGTTCGACGGCTGTACGTCGGCACGGACGGTTCGGCGGCTGTACGTCGGCACGGACGGGTGGAGGCGTCACGCACTGTAGGGGAGGTGGAGCGATACGCGACAGCCCGCGTCGCCGCGCGCGGAGGGGCCGGACCGCGCGGTGACGGTCCGGCCCCTGCGGTCGGCGTCGGTCAGACGCGGTCGGCCGCGATCAGGACGTACTGGAAGGAGCCGTCCTTGTACGAGTTGATGAACGCCTCCTCGATGCCGGTGACCAGGGACGACGTGGCCCGCAGCTCCCAGTAGGGCAGGGTCGCGGGCGTCAGGTCGACGATGGCCTGCGGCACCAAGCGGTTGTCGGCCATGGCGCGGAGGTACTCCCTGCGGGAGTGGATGTTGCACTCGAAGTGCGCGTTGATCTGGGAGACCCACTTCGAGGGCTGGCCGTAGCGCGGGTTCCAGCAGCCGGTGATGGTCACATAGCGGCCGCCGACCTCAAGGACCCGGGAGTGCTCGGAGAAGAGGTCGTGCAGGTCGACGTACATGCTCGACTCGTTGTTCCACGAGCCCGCGGCCTGGCCCGTCTCGAAGGGCATGTCGAGCATGTTGCACACGCGGGCACGGACGTGGTCCTGGATGCGCAGCTCATCGGCGCGCTGGTTGGCGAAGTCGGCCTGCTTGGCCGACAGGGTCACGCCCTCGACCTTGCATCCGAACCGCTGGTGAGCCATGACCATCGAACCGCCCCGGCCGCAACCGGCGTCCACGAGCGTGTCGTCGGGCCCGATGGAGCCGAGGTGGTCGAGCAGGACCTCGGCCTGCGCCGACTCCAGACGGTGGAGCTCGGTGATCAGCTTCTTCTCGTGCTCGCTGTCGTCGGCATCCCCCAGGGCGGCGTGGTCGACGTCGCCGATGCCGTAATGGTGGTGATAGAGCCCGTCGACGTCGCCGAGCCGCAGATTCACGGGCCGCGCCTCGTTGTTCCAGTAGCGCGCGATGTCGCCCTGGTAGGGCGTCGCCGGGGCGGGGACGAACGCGGCGGCGCTGTCGACAGTGGTGAACTCAGTGCTGGTCACAGGTAATTCCGTCCTTACCAGAAATCGGGCAGGCTGTATCGGTAGGTGTTGGTCTGGTGCCAGTGGTGGTTGCCGTCGACCCACACGGCCACGCCCCGCAGGAAGCGCTGCACGCTCGGGACGGGGCAGGAGGCGGCCAGCTCGGCGGCCTCGGCCTCGAAGTCGCGCATGAGGTCGTTGTGGACCTCGACCGCCTTCAGATAGGCGTCCCGCTCGGAGAGATCCTCGCGCTCGGCGATCACCACGGGCAGGTTCAAGTGCCGTCCGGGGCTGGCGAGTTCCTTGGTGTACGAGTACAGGTCGTTCACGATGGTGCTCGCGTTACCGGCGAGCGCCAGGACCCGCTGCATGGCCGGCTGCGCATGCAGGTCCGCCGGAAGTTCGTAGCCGCCGACGGTGTCGGTGATGGTGGGGCAGGGCCGGAAGTTGTTGAACTGCCGCATCGCCAGGTACTCCCACACCTCAGGGGTGTGGTCCGTCTGGGCCCAGGCGGCCTCCGCGAGGTACCCGAGGTGCAGTCGGGCCATGTCGTGGCGGTAGCGGTCGGCCTGTGAGGCGGTGGACTGCTGGACGAAGTAGTCCATCGCGGAGCGGTAGGCGCGCCGCGGCGCGTCCGCGTGCAGCGACTGCGCCCACTGCGGCTGGTACTCCTTCGTCACGTGCAGGTGGTCGAGGGCGGTGTGCGCCAGGAGAAGGCGTCCCCCTAGCCCGATCGGCGAGCCTCCGTGGTCCTCGCAGTAGCAGTCGTCGACCGCGTTCTCGGCGACCATGAGGCGTGTGGCGACCATCAGGTGGTCGATGGTCGGGGCATCGGGATGGCAGGCGACCATGTAGCGCCCGACGGAGAAGCCGTCGAACTGGCCCTCCCACTCGTCGGGGAACAGCTCGACCTCGTCCACCGCCCAGTCTTTGACCCGGCGGCTGACCTCCTCAACGCGTGCGGGGTCAGGCTCCGGCACCGGGTGGTAGTAGAGGCCCGGGATGTGAAGGGCCTCCGCCGGCGGCTCAGTTGCCGCAGACTCCGACAGCTCCGGTGGCTCCGACGGCCCCGCCGGCTGCGACAGCTCCGACAACCCCGGCGGCTCCTCGCGCCGGGCCAGGTGCAAGCTCGCGGTGCCGAGGCCGCTGGGGCCGCGCAGGATCCGCTCCAGCTCGGAGAGGGGGGTCGATGGCAGGTCGGACGGGACGCCGCCGGCGTGGACGGGGGTGGGGACTTGCTCCCCGATGAGGGCCGCAGCGGCAGGCGGGCTCGACTGCGGAGGGGAGAACCCGGGATCGGGCATCCGTGGCTCCTTGGTGGGGTGGGTGGCCTCTCCCGGATCCGGGCACGCTTGCCCGGCCCGGGGGGTTCCGGGCTGTCGTGGCCGTACGACGGATCCTCTAGGCGCGCCTGTGGGCGATCTGCACGTTCTCCAGCACGCCGAGGGCGTTGGGCACCAGGATGGCGGCGGAGTAGTACGTGCTGACCAGGTACGAGGTGATCGCCTGCTCGCCGATGCCCATGAAGCGCACCGACAGGCCGGGCTCGTACTCGTCCGGCAGTCCGGTCTGATGCAGACCGATGACGCCTTGGTTGTCTTCGCCGATGCGCATGGCGAGGATCGAGCTGGTCTGCTCCTTGGTGATGGGGATCTTGTTGCAGGGCAGGATCGGGACCCCGCGCCAGGCCGGTACCTG
Protein-coding sequences here:
- a CDS encoding MauE/DoxX family redox-associated membrane protein: MHAIAAVGLAVFLAVTGVTHFLAPGYFRTLVPAWLRRERLLVAVSGAAEVVVGVLVLVPCTRQAGAWAAAVLISCYQVSHVDALRRARPDRPRLLERPVGAVARLVVNVLYIAWAVAVAGSAA
- a CDS encoding sigma-70 family RNA polymerase sigma factor; this encodes MDSAAVDRFEASRGRLASLAYRLLGSAADAEDAVQDAFLRWQAADRDRIEVPEAWLTKVVTHLCLDRLRSAQARHERVAGAWLPEPLLDGDPMLGPADTFEQRESVSLAVLTLLERLSPVERAVYVLREAFSYGHAEIAGILDITVSASQQHAHRARIRVSAERRRGGETDPASARRVVEEFLAAAMSGRTERLVELLTDDVTAVSDGAGLAKRLLRYKTRERVASYVRAGFRPTPAKRRLAGGSPALHVGVVNGSPAVLAVIDGRVVGAVAFEVSDGKVAFLSGIAAAHRLVRVNEVWRQHEPDAPVIKAW
- a CDS encoding DNA gyrase/topoisomerase IV subunit B, which produces MSASPHPSPATAPAGAVTGGSDYTARHLMVLEGLEAVRKRPGMYVGSTDSRGLLHCLWEIIDNSVDEALGGHCGHIEVILHDDASVEVRDNGRGIPVDTEPRSGLSGVEVAYTKLHAGGKFGGGSYVASGGLHGVGASVVNALAHRLDVEVDRHGHTHAVSFRRGTPGIYHGNGPTADFTPASGLRKTARTPKTRTGTRVRYWADRQIFLKDAKLNLETLHQRARQTAFLVPGLTIVVRDEYGLGEGGTKGEESFRFDGGISEFCEYLAQDKAVCDVLRLSGQGSFKETVPVLDDHGQMTPTEVTRDLVVDVAMRWGTGYDTTLRSFVNIIATPKGGTHVSGFERSLTKTMNEVLRSQKVLRVAEDDIVKDDALEGLTAVVTVRLAEPQFEGQTKEVLGTSAANRIVAQVIAKELKAFLTSTRRDAKAQARAVMDKAVAAARTRIAARQHKDAQRRKTALESSSLPAKLADCRSDDVERSELFIVEGDSALGTAKLARNSEFQALLPIRGKILNVQKASVSDMLKNAECGAIIQVIGAGSGRTFDIDAARYGKIILLVDADVDGAHIRILLLTLFQRYMRPMVEAGRVFAAVPPLHRIELVQPKKGQDKYVYTYSDNELRETLLEYQRKGIRFKDSIQRYKGLGEMDADQLAETTMDPRYRTLRRVNIGDLDAAEQVFDLLMGNDVAPRKEFITSSAATLDRSRLDL
- the gyrB gene encoding DNA topoisomerase (ATP-hydrolyzing) subunit B, with the translated sequence MTEAGTSTATPAQPRAGGESSYDANAITVLDGLDAVRKRPGMYIGSTGERGLHHLVQEIVDNSVDEALAGVADRIDVTILADGGVRVVDNGRGIPVGMHPVEKKPAVELVLTVLHAGGKFGGGGYAVSGGLHGVGLSVVNALSTRLSVEIWTEGHRWTQEYKAGVPIAALSRHEATERTGTSITFWADGSIFETTQYSFETLARRFQEMAFLNRGLTLTLTDERSAARATATADRAGSDTVEEQRAKTVAYRYEGGISDFVRHLNARKGEPVHPTVIDFAAEDGERLMSVEVAMQWNSQFSDSVYSYANTIHTHEGGTHEEGFRTALTTIVNRYARDRKLLRDKDDNLAGEDVREGLTAIISVKLGEPQFEGQTKAKLGNTEVRTYVQKIVHEQLADWFDRNPNEAADIVRKGVQAATARVAARKARDLTRRKGLLESTALPGKLSDCQSNDPSRSEIFIVEGDSAGGSAKSGRNPEFQAILPIRGKILNVEKARIDRILHNQEIQALISAFGAGVHEDFDIEKLRYHKIILMADADVDGQHINTLLLTFLFRFMRPLIEHGHVYLSRPPLYKVKWSRDHAEYAFSDRERDALIEQGRQEGRRIKDDSIQRFKGLGEMNAEELRITTMDVDHRVLGQVSLDDAAVADDLFSVLMGEDVEARRSFIQRNAKDVRFLDI
- a CDS encoding helix-turn-helix domain-containing protein; this encodes MPITSVADEVGLSAPRLRALVRQDVGIALARLRRWGRLRTAIADLPDSTTALAAATAGFADQAHLTRTARDFLGRTPASLRRGGLSAGGSNRPESAPARGR